DNA from Mucilaginibacter mallensis:
GCAAGGTTTCTGCGGATAATAACCTGTCATTAATCGTGTTTTTTGCAGGCGTGGTGTTCTTGAGCATTGTGTGTGCAAGAAACTTTGTGAATAAGGATAAAATATAAAAATCAAAAATAATCGTCATAAAAAAATGGAACAGACACAAAACACTGCTCTTTTAGTAATTGATCTGCAGGTTGGTATACTTGCCATGTTGCCTGATAGCGGAGCGCTTATTCCCAATACCGCTAAGGCAATAGCCAGTGCCCGCGAAAAGAAGATCCCTGTTATTTATGTAACAGTTGGTTTCAGGCCGGGAGCACCCGAAGTTAGTTTAAACAACAAAAGCTTTGGAGCAGGTAAGGAAAGATTTGCAAGCATGGATATGGCCGAATTTACTAAAGTTCTTCCCGAACTGGAGCCAATGGAAGGTGAGGTTACTATGATAAAACGCCGTGTGAGCGCTTTTACAGGTAACGATCTGGAAGTGGTTTTAAGGGCGCAGGGTATTCAGCACATGGTGCTTACCGGTGTTGCTACCAGCGGAGCTATATTATCAACCGTGCGCGAAGCGGCTGATAAAGATTACCGCATTACCGTATTAGCAGATTGCTGTGCTGATGGTGATGAAGAAGTACACAGGGTGCTTACTACCAAAGTTTTCCCACGCCAGGCAGATGTGCTTACCGTGGAAGAATGGAGTAAATTATAAATAAGACAGACACATTTAACGCTATAAAAGGGTAGGTACATATTTAATTACCTGCCCTTTTTATGGTTATGAAAGATTCATAAAAGAGCTGTATTTTTCAATTTTGACGGAAAGATCTGTTTGCTGATCAGTTTTATCAAACAACTCTATTGTAATATTCAGCTTGTTTTTATTGATCACCCGGTTCCAGGTGCCTATTACCTTACCGTTTTTAATTATGATAGGTTTAAATATGCCATTCTGTAAAATTACCTTTCCGGTATTTGCTGCATCCAGTATAAGCGACCTGTCTTTATAGCCTAACAGGTATTCATCAAAACCGGCCAGAAAATCAATACTGCTTGATGATTTATTATTGGCAGGGTAGTTACCTGTCATCCAATAGGATTGGTCATTCCATTCAATTTTTGTAAGCGTTTCGCGTATCTGCTCAAATTCCGCGCGACTTTCCGTAATACTTAACCCGCTCCATGCAATAAAATCCTGCAATGTAGCCGGGCCGTGGCTCTGGAAATATTTTTGCATAAGTTTTACCAACGCTTCTTGCCTTGTTATGGGCGATGGTTTTGGCAGCCATTCTTCAAGTAAAGTATAGGTGTCCTGCTTCCCTTGTTGTGGCCCCAGGCAAATCATGCCCAGCCAGCCTGCTTTATATAGCATCAAAGCGCCCCGTAATCCCGCTGTAGTTATATTGTTTTGTTCAAGGCCCGCAAAAAGTTCTTTACGGGTAAGTTGCTTACCACCCTGCAAAAGTTGGACAATGCACTTATGTATCCTTGTAAAATCCTCATCAGCCAAGCCCAGTTTTTTAAATTGTGGTTGATAGCGGGAGAGCAATACGGGCGTAACTGTTGACAATATCCAATATATATCCGAAGCGGCCAGAATATGCAATGTGCCGCGCAGTGCCCAGGTACGCACTATTTTTTTATCGGTGATTGCCTTTTCAATGTCTATGTTTTTAAGGTTGTTTGTACGGCAGCCGATAGCATATTTTGCCTGCCCATAATCCTGGGCCTGTATAGCACCCATCCAATTTGCCACTTTTTCGGCGCTATCCGGCTTACTATTGGTAATAAGGTGGCTGCTTAAACGGCATTGGAGTATATCGCCTTCGGTCATTTGTTATTGATATGGCACTATAATTTGGAGACTTTCAAATAGGCCTTTTTATAGGTGTTCATCACTTCAATTATCCTCGCCGGATTTTTATCGCCAAACAGATAAATAATAAAGATGGTGAATTTTAAAAAGCCGCCAACATTCACAATGCCGCCACCAAGGTCATAGATATCCTTATCGCGCTGAATAATCAGGGCTGAATAATCAGCAGCTGTTTTTAATGCCAATTCCTCTGCAAAGCACCAGGCGCCGTCACGGGCGTTATTCATGGCAAATTGTATAAACAGTGAATCGTTTTTTGAATGCAGACCAGCAAGCGATAACAACGGCGATACCTGATCAA
Protein-coding regions in this window:
- a CDS encoding cysteine hydrolase family protein, translating into MEQTQNTALLVIDLQVGILAMLPDSGALIPNTAKAIASAREKKIPVIYVTVGFRPGAPEVSLNNKSFGAGKERFASMDMAEFTKVLPELEPMEGEVTMIKRRVSAFTGNDLEVVLRAQGIQHMVLTGVATSGAILSTVREAADKDYRITVLADCCADGDEEVHRVLTTKVFPRQADVLTVEEWSKL
- a CDS encoding winged helix DNA-binding domain-containing protein translates to MTEGDILQCRLSSHLITNSKPDSAEKVANWMGAIQAQDYGQAKYAIGCRTNNLKNIDIEKAITDKKIVRTWALRGTLHILAASDIYWILSTVTPVLLSRYQPQFKKLGLADEDFTRIHKCIVQLLQGGKQLTRKELFAGLEQNNITTAGLRGALMLYKAGWLGMICLGPQQGKQDTYTLLEEWLPKPSPITRQEALVKLMQKYFQSHGPATLQDFIAWSGLSITESRAEFEQIRETLTKIEWNDQSYWMTGNYPANNKSSSSIDFLAGFDEYLLGYKDRSLILDAANTGKVILQNGIFKPIIIKNGKVIGTWNRVINKNKLNITIELFDKTDQQTDLSVKIEKYSSFMNLS